In the genome of Chlamydia trachomatis A/HAR-13, one region contains:
- a CDS encoding SAM-dependent methyltransferase, giving the protein MALYLLPNTLGSKRSEDLPSSVGEIVRNKIQGLIVESDRGGRLFLSLWKVEEPHRFPLAVMSKNDTSVKACDFYLEPILKKQESWGLISDAGLPCIADPGARLVRRAWTLGIPVHAVSGPCSITQALMLSGLPGQNFTFHGYLPQNPKERSRYLRSCSGKFHTQICIETPYRNPYTFDALLDQLPDHGELCVAIDLMGDQEYVSTRSIAVWNQSSDIEEVRERLKKVPAIFLFITSF; this is encoded by the coding sequence ATGGCGCTGTATCTTCTTCCCAATACTTTAGGTAGTAAAAGATCTGAGGACCTTCCTTCTTCGGTTGGAGAGATTGTTCGGAATAAAATCCAGGGATTAATAGTAGAAAGTGATCGTGGTGGGCGGTTATTCTTAAGTTTATGGAAAGTAGAAGAGCCTCATAGGTTTCCTCTTGCCGTGATGAGCAAGAATGACACTTCTGTTAAGGCTTGTGACTTTTATTTAGAGCCTATTCTCAAGAAGCAAGAGTCTTGGGGCCTCATTTCTGATGCAGGGTTGCCTTGTATTGCTGATCCTGGGGCTAGGTTAGTCCGAAGAGCTTGGACATTGGGGATTCCCGTGCATGCTGTATCTGGCCCTTGCTCGATTACGCAAGCGTTGATGCTCTCTGGACTACCAGGGCAAAATTTCACATTTCATGGTTATTTGCCCCAAAATCCTAAAGAAAGATCTCGTTATTTGCGAAGTTGCTCAGGGAAATTCCATACGCAAATCTGTATAGAGACTCCGTACCGTAATCCATATACGTTTGATGCGTTATTAGATCAGCTTCCGGATCATGGCGAGCTTTGTGTCGCGATTGATTTAATGGGAGATCAAGAATACGTTTCTACGCGAAGCATAGCCGTATGGAATCAATCTTCTGATATCGAAGAGGTTCGTGAGCGTTTGAAAAAAGTTCCAGCTATTTTTCTATTTATTACTTCTTTTTGA
- the hemW gene encoding radical SAM family heme chaperone HemW, whose protein sequence is MNGKTPLALYIHIPFCSKKCHYCSFYTIPYKEELMRSYCEAVIKEGLKKLAPLRCSHYIDTVFFGGGTPSLVPPALIQDILVALEAQHATEITLEANPENLSLEYIQALVLTSINRISIGVQTFNDPLLKLLGRTHSSSKAIEAFMLCSQYGFSNVSADLIYGLPTQSISDFIVDLHQAISLPIQHISIYNLTIDPHTSFYKHRKRILPSIADDDSLAEMALAAEELLENQGFTRYELASYAKNQAASKHNTYYWTAKPFLGLGVSASQYLHGIRSKNLSRISHYLRAAHQHLPTLESMEELPPNERIKETLALRLRLCDPIPFGVFPQELVDEILMHPSIGSLFTKDDKAFSLNKKGRLFHDSIAEEIMASSFSFSK, encoded by the coding sequence ATGAATGGTAAGACTCCCTTAGCTCTTTACATACATATCCCTTTCTGCTCGAAGAAATGTCATTATTGTAGTTTCTATACGATCCCGTATAAAGAAGAGTTAATGCGCTCTTATTGTGAAGCTGTCATTAAAGAGGGGCTAAAAAAACTAGCCCCTCTACGTTGTTCTCACTATATTGATACAGTATTCTTTGGAGGAGGGACTCCTTCTTTAGTTCCCCCTGCTTTGATTCAAGATATTCTCGTAGCTCTAGAAGCTCAGCATGCCACAGAAATCACTCTTGAAGCAAACCCTGAAAATCTTTCTCTGGAGTATATCCAGGCTCTCGTCTTGACCTCGATCAATCGCATTAGCATTGGTGTACAAACATTCAATGATCCCCTACTTAAGCTACTAGGACGCACACACTCTTCATCTAAAGCGATTGAAGCCTTTATGCTCTGCTCCCAATACGGATTTTCTAATGTGTCTGCAGACCTTATTTATGGCCTCCCTACACAGTCGATTAGTGATTTTATTGTTGATCTTCACCAAGCTATTTCTCTCCCAATCCAACACATCTCTATTTATAATCTAACTATAGACCCTCACACCTCCTTTTACAAACACCGTAAACGTATTCTTCCATCCATAGCAGATGACGACTCCCTAGCTGAGATGGCACTAGCAGCCGAAGAGCTACTAGAGAATCAAGGATTTACTCGCTATGAACTTGCTTCCTATGCAAAAAACCAAGCGGCTTCTAAACACAATACCTACTACTGGACAGCTAAGCCTTTCTTAGGATTAGGAGTTTCTGCCTCACAATATCTCCATGGCATTCGATCCAAAAACCTTTCTAGGATCTCGCATTACTTACGAGCTGCGCATCAACATCTACCGACTTTAGAGTCTATGGAAGAGCTCCCTCCAAACGAACGCATTAAAGAGACTCTAGCTTTGCGCCTCCGTCTCTGCGACCCCATCCCCTTTGGAGTTTTCCCTCAGGAACTCGTAGACGAAATATTAATGCACCCGTCTATAGGTTCTCTATTTACTAAGGATGACAAAGCTTTTTCATTAAATAAAAAAGGGCGTCTTTTTCATGATTCTATAGCAGAAGAAATCATGGCTTCTTCTTTTTCATTTTCAAAATAA
- a CDS encoding 2-oxoglutarate dehydrogenase E1 component yields the protein MDSDFARHVHSSDIDWIESLFERFEKHEPMDSSWKYFFEGYQVGKTEGSPTESSHDQVFTSLQEKKAHSLLMIYRYYGYLQGQVSPISSSEESSLVTEKVRNFDPQEEIPSLGLLPQSYVRIADFIQVLKEKYCRSIAVETLNCSPEIQEYIWKLMEGEKPSLTKEVLLARYRDVKRAVAFEEFLQVKFTGQKRFSLEGGESLVPMLEHLIACGVKQGINRYVMGMPHRGRLNVLANIFGKPYRQIFMEFEDAPQIRGLETVGDVKYHKGYVANRPEQNVMMALLPNPSHLESVDPVVEGAVAAIQHQGEAGKEQACLAVLMHGDAALAGQGVVYETFQLSGIPGYSTEGTVHIVVNNQMGFTAQPRESRSTPYCTDIAKMMGIPVFRVNGEDILACLQVMEYAIHIRERFHCDVIIDLCCYRKYGHNESDDPFVTAPFLYEEIKKKKQGSELFKEILLHHPEWNISSDELERIDTEIAHVLNQEYASLKDPGVERLDECMHCTRMAAGELLVDNVDTSLDKEALFDLSAKLCDIPEHFSPHAKIRSLLNKRMSMADGEIGYDWGMAEEVAFASLLQEGFSLRLSGQDSIRGTFSQRQLVWTDVQTGDIFSPLYHLSPSQGSVELYNSPLSEYAVLGFEYGYAQQAEKTLVIWEAQFGDFSNGAQIIFDQYISSGIQKWDLHSDVVVLLPHGYEGQGPEHSSARIERYLQLASDWNFQVVLPSTPVQYFRILREHTKRDLSLPLIIFSPKMLLRHPQCVSSIAEFGMKGGFKPFLEDENPNYHAKVLVLCSGKIYYDYRASLPKDLECRFACIRVESLYPLYLEDLLVLISKYTEVHHYVWLQEEPQNMGAFSYFALATDEIFPSKLQCVCRPRSSSTATGSASLSQKELSTLMETLFSIGRE from the coding sequence ATGGATTCAGACTTTGCTAGGCATGTGCATTCATCAGATATTGACTGGATAGAATCTTTGTTCGAGCGATTTGAGAAGCATGAGCCGATGGATTCTTCATGGAAATATTTCTTTGAAGGTTATCAGGTTGGGAAGACGGAGGGGAGCCCAACAGAATCTTCTCATGATCAAGTCTTTACGTCTTTGCAAGAGAAAAAAGCACACAGTCTTTTGATGATATACCGTTATTACGGCTATTTACAGGGGCAAGTGTCTCCAATATCCTCATCAGAAGAATCTTCTCTAGTTACAGAAAAGGTTCGTAATTTCGATCCTCAAGAAGAGATTCCTTCTTTAGGATTATTACCGCAATCTTATGTTCGTATAGCAGACTTTATTCAGGTATTAAAAGAGAAGTATTGTCGGAGCATCGCTGTTGAGACATTGAATTGCTCTCCTGAGATCCAAGAATATATCTGGAAACTCATGGAAGGAGAGAAGCCCTCTTTAACCAAAGAAGTTCTTCTGGCGCGATATCGAGACGTAAAAAGAGCAGTAGCTTTTGAAGAATTTTTACAGGTTAAATTCACAGGACAAAAGCGCTTTTCTCTAGAAGGTGGAGAGAGCTTGGTTCCCATGTTGGAGCATCTCATTGCTTGTGGGGTTAAGCAAGGCATCAATCGTTACGTGATGGGAATGCCTCATCGAGGCCGATTAAACGTTCTTGCTAACATTTTTGGAAAGCCTTACCGGCAGATTTTCATGGAGTTTGAAGACGCTCCCCAAATAAGAGGGCTGGAAACTGTCGGTGATGTAAAGTACCACAAGGGATATGTTGCCAATAGGCCGGAACAGAACGTTATGATGGCTTTATTGCCGAATCCGAGCCATTTAGAGTCCGTGGATCCTGTTGTGGAAGGTGCTGTAGCAGCGATTCAACATCAGGGAGAGGCTGGGAAGGAGCAAGCCTGCTTAGCTGTGTTGATGCATGGAGATGCAGCCTTGGCGGGTCAGGGCGTTGTATATGAAACTTTCCAGTTGAGTGGGATACCAGGTTATTCAACAGAAGGAACTGTGCATATTGTAGTGAATAATCAGATGGGTTTCACTGCGCAGCCTCGAGAGTCTCGTTCTACTCCTTATTGTACAGATATAGCTAAAATGATGGGGATCCCTGTATTCCGAGTGAATGGAGAGGATATTTTAGCCTGTCTCCAGGTCATGGAGTATGCTATACATATCCGTGAGCGTTTTCATTGTGATGTGATTATCGACCTCTGTTGTTATCGAAAATACGGTCACAATGAAAGTGACGATCCTTTTGTTACAGCTCCATTTTTATACGAAGAGATCAAAAAGAAAAAACAAGGGTCAGAATTATTCAAAGAGATCCTTTTACACCATCCTGAATGGAACATTTCTTCCGACGAGTTGGAGAGAATAGACACAGAGATAGCGCATGTTTTAAACCAGGAGTACGCTTCTCTGAAAGATCCAGGTGTCGAACGGCTAGATGAATGTATGCATTGCACTCGTATGGCAGCTGGAGAGCTTCTTGTCGATAATGTGGATACATCGTTAGACAAAGAAGCCTTGTTTGATCTGAGTGCCAAACTTTGTGATATTCCTGAGCATTTTTCTCCTCATGCAAAGATTCGATCTTTATTAAATAAGCGTATGAGCATGGCTGATGGAGAGATCGGTTATGATTGGGGAATGGCTGAAGAGGTGGCGTTCGCTTCCTTATTACAAGAAGGTTTTTCATTACGTTTGTCAGGACAAGATTCTATTCGTGGAACTTTCAGTCAACGACAGTTAGTCTGGACGGATGTCCAGACAGGGGATATATTCTCTCCATTATATCACTTGTCTCCGAGTCAAGGCAGCGTGGAATTATACAATTCCCCTCTATCTGAATACGCCGTTTTAGGCTTTGAATATGGTTATGCACAACAAGCAGAAAAGACTCTTGTTATTTGGGAAGCGCAGTTTGGAGACTTTTCCAATGGAGCCCAAATCATTTTTGACCAATATATTTCTTCCGGAATTCAGAAATGGGATTTACATTCCGATGTAGTTGTACTGCTTCCTCATGGCTATGAGGGGCAAGGACCTGAGCATTCCTCGGCTCGTATAGAGCGTTATTTACAGCTCGCTTCCGATTGGAATTTTCAAGTTGTTCTTCCTTCTACTCCCGTACAGTATTTTCGTATTCTGCGGGAGCATACGAAGAGAGACCTCTCTCTTCCTCTTATCATTTTTTCTCCTAAGATGTTATTGCGGCATCCGCAGTGCGTGAGTTCTATCGCAGAGTTTGGAATGAAGGGAGGCTTCAAGCCTTTCTTGGAAGACGAGAATCCTAACTATCATGCAAAAGTTCTTGTTCTTTGTAGTGGCAAGATTTATTATGACTATCGTGCTTCTCTTCCTAAAGATCTTGAATGTCGTTTTGCTTGTATACGAGTAGAGAGTTTGTATCCGTTATACTTAGAAGATCTATTGGTTCTGATAAGCAAATATACGGAAGTTCACCATTATGTATGGTTGCAAGAAGAACCTCAAAATATGGGCGCTTTTAGTTATTTTGCATTAGCAACTGACGAGATTTTCCCTAGCAAATTGCAGTGCGTTTGCCGTCCTAGGAGTAGTTCAACGGCAACAGGATCTGCGAGTTTAAGTCAAAAAGAATTATCGACGTTAATGGAAACCTTGTTTTCTATAGGTAGAGAGTAG
- the sucB gene encoding dihydrolipoyllysine-residue succinyltransferase, whose translation MSIEVRIPNIAESISEVTISALLIPSGDLVQENQGILEIESDKVNQLIYAPCSGKVEWSVSVGDTVAVGSVVGIISEAEKSQDTAPIHEQMPFSLVEQESDAQIIAFPSSVRQDPPAEGKTFVPLKEIQPASSDHRESRESMSAIRKTISRRLVQSLHDSAMLTTFNEIHMGPLIALRKERQEDFIAKYGVKLGFMSFFVRAVVDSLKKYPRVNAYIEDNEIVYRHYYDISIAIGTDRGLVVPVIRNCDQLSSGEIELQLADLASRAREGKLAIHELEGGGFTITNGGVYGSLLSTPIINPPQVGILGMHKIEKRPVVREDAIVIADMMYVAMSYDHRIIDGKEAVGFLVNVKEQLEQPELLLKM comes from the coding sequence ATGAGTATAGAGGTTCGTATTCCCAATATCGCAGAATCTATTAGTGAAGTGACGATTTCTGCACTTTTGATTCCATCAGGAGATTTGGTGCAGGAGAATCAAGGGATTCTGGAGATAGAGAGTGACAAGGTGAATCAGCTCATTTACGCTCCTTGCTCAGGAAAGGTAGAGTGGAGCGTTTCCGTAGGAGATACGGTCGCTGTTGGTAGTGTTGTAGGGATTATTAGTGAAGCGGAAAAGAGTCAAGATACTGCACCTATCCATGAGCAGATGCCATTTAGTCTTGTAGAGCAGGAAAGCGATGCGCAGATTATTGCCTTCCCTTCATCAGTGAGACAGGATCCTCCTGCAGAAGGGAAAACTTTTGTTCCATTAAAGGAGATCCAACCAGCTTCTTCTGATCATAGAGAATCTCGAGAATCTATGAGTGCTATTCGGAAGACGATTTCTCGTAGATTGGTGCAATCTCTACATGATTCAGCAATGTTAACGACATTTAATGAAATCCATATGGGGCCGCTTATTGCTCTGCGTAAGGAAAGACAAGAAGATTTCATTGCGAAGTATGGGGTAAAACTTGGGTTCATGTCTTTCTTTGTTAGAGCCGTTGTAGATTCTTTGAAAAAATATCCCCGGGTGAATGCTTATATTGAAGATAACGAAATCGTTTACAGACATTACTACGATATTTCCATTGCCATAGGGACAGATCGTGGATTAGTAGTTCCTGTAATTCGTAATTGTGATCAGTTATCTAGCGGGGAGATTGAGTTACAGCTTGCCGATTTAGCTTCTCGTGCTCGGGAAGGCAAACTTGCTATTCATGAGTTAGAAGGGGGAGGCTTCACTATTACCAATGGAGGGGTATATGGTTCTCTTCTATCCACTCCCATTATCAATCCTCCACAGGTAGGTATTCTTGGGATGCATAAGATAGAGAAACGCCCTGTGGTTAGAGAAGATGCAATTGTGATAGCCGATATGATGTATGTAGCTATGAGCTATGATCATCGGATTATAGACGGAAAGGAAGCCGTAGGATTCCTTGTGAATGTTAAAGAGCAATTAGAACAACCCGAGCTTTTGCTAAAAATGTAG
- the pgeF gene encoding peptidoglycan editing factor PgeF, producing the protein MTLPSEALRKQTFPELEYLPIRHGIFPKQDDKEEASQVSDEVISSSLGGNDFCNARQVHGTSVRYVTPKTPKRAPADGLFTTTPLLSLHIYHADCQAAIFYDPENHVIANVHAGWRGLVGNIYAVTVRLLKKTFNTRPQDLIVAISPSLGPDMAVYPDYKRLFPSSFFPLMPKENHLDFRAVARKQLLSEGLSGNHIFISERCTCSESNTFFSFRSWKSRHQQDPSAIRSRKNNVTAVLLLPR; encoded by the coding sequence ATGACACTCCCTTCCGAAGCTTTACGTAAACAGACATTTCCTGAGTTAGAATACCTTCCTATTCGCCATGGTATTTTCCCAAAACAAGATGATAAGGAAGAAGCGAGTCAAGTTTCTGATGAGGTCATTTCCTCTTCCTTAGGAGGCAACGATTTTTGTAACGCTCGTCAGGTGCATGGAACGAGCGTACGTTATGTCACCCCTAAAACTCCCAAGAGAGCGCCTGCCGATGGGTTATTCACAACAACTCCTCTTCTCTCCCTACACATTTACCATGCAGATTGCCAAGCAGCCATTTTCTATGACCCAGAAAACCATGTGATTGCTAATGTACACGCAGGATGGAGAGGTCTTGTAGGCAATATCTATGCTGTCACTGTTCGCCTGCTGAAAAAGACATTCAACACTCGTCCTCAAGATCTTATCGTGGCTATATCTCCCTCTCTAGGTCCTGATATGGCTGTCTATCCAGATTATAAGAGACTGTTCCCTTCTAGTTTTTTCCCTTTAATGCCTAAAGAAAATCACCTCGATTTCCGAGCAGTAGCAAGAAAACAACTGCTCTCCGAAGGACTATCCGGTAATCATATTTTCATCTCAGAACGCTGCACTTGTTCTGAATCTAATACCTTTTTCTCGTTCAGAAGCTGGAAATCTCGCCACCAGCAGGATCCGTCAGCGATTCGTTCTCGAAAAAATAATGTCACTGCAGTTCTTCTTCTTCCTAGATAA
- a CDS encoding 4-hydroxy-3-methylbut-2-en-1-yl diphosphate synthase: MATPCIQNAFRRKTLPVRIGDLFVGSEHSIKIQSMTTTATTDVDGTVRQICALQEWGCDIVRVTVQGLREVHACEHIKDRLIQQNISIPLVADIHFFPQAAIHVVDCVDKVRINPGNYVDKRNMFTGKIYSDEQYAHSLEHLMNKFSPLVEKCKRLGKAMRIGVNHGSLSERVTQRYGNTIEGMVYSALEYAEVCVAMDYHDVIFSMKSSNPKVMVAAYRSLAYELDQREWSYPLHLGVTEAGSGTAGIVKSAVGIGTLLSEGLGDTIRCSLTGSPINEIPICIDLLKQTTELSERWGEADNPFAIHSSKQLGTRNTLNTPPWGNVYGLLINLTDVQLLTAEPIELLQCLGIDTTTGKIDPTTPEGVVVPKAMRSSPIVSEIEKHLLVFNKEDAPILNPMNEEEWLSEETLSAPFVYFEVTDIHTARRFFSLRQHSTQPVCLSFSLDPHLSKNEAIIDLSARLGALLLDGLGSCVLLDFVDIKLSRTLGFLILQSANIRSVTVEYVSCPGCGRTLFDLLAVSQRIRERTQHLPGGLKIAVMGCIVNGPGEMADADFGYVGSKPGMIDLYVKHKCVKSCIPIENAEEELVQLLKEHGVWKEPE, translated from the coding sequence ATGGCAACACCCTGTATACAAAATGCGTTTCGACGCAAAACCCTCCCAGTAAGAATCGGAGATCTTTTTGTTGGTAGTGAGCATTCCATCAAAATCCAATCTATGACGACTACAGCCACCACAGATGTGGATGGAACGGTTAGACAAATTTGTGCTCTGCAAGAGTGGGGTTGCGACATCGTTCGTGTTACGGTACAAGGTTTGCGAGAGGTTCATGCATGCGAGCACATTAAAGACCGCTTGATTCAACAGAACATTTCCATCCCTCTTGTAGCAGATATCCATTTCTTTCCTCAAGCAGCCATACATGTTGTGGATTGTGTAGATAAAGTGCGTATCAATCCAGGAAACTATGTAGATAAGCGTAATATGTTTACTGGGAAAATTTACTCTGATGAGCAATACGCGCATAGCTTAGAGCATTTGATGAACAAGTTCTCTCCACTTGTGGAAAAATGCAAACGCTTAGGCAAAGCTATGCGCATAGGCGTTAACCACGGCTCCTTATCAGAACGCGTAACGCAACGTTATGGAAATACGATTGAAGGCATGGTGTACTCTGCATTGGAATATGCCGAAGTCTGTGTTGCTATGGACTATCATGATGTCATCTTCTCAATGAAATCCAGTAATCCAAAAGTTATGGTGGCAGCGTATCGATCTTTAGCTTATGAGCTAGACCAACGAGAATGGTCTTATCCTCTGCACTTAGGAGTTACAGAAGCAGGATCTGGCACTGCAGGCATTGTAAAATCTGCTGTAGGAATAGGTACGCTTCTTTCAGAGGGATTGGGTGATACCATCCGCTGCTCTCTAACCGGTAGCCCCATCAATGAGATCCCTATTTGTATCGATCTTCTCAAACAGACAACAGAACTCTCCGAAAGATGGGGAGAAGCCGACAATCCATTTGCCATCCATTCTTCAAAACAACTGGGTACTCGAAACACTTTGAATACCCCTCCTTGGGGCAATGTCTATGGACTGTTAATTAACTTAACCGATGTACAGCTACTGACGGCAGAGCCTATAGAACTTCTTCAGTGCTTAGGCATTGACACAACCACAGGGAAAATAGATCCTACAACCCCAGAAGGAGTCGTTGTCCCCAAAGCTATGCGCTCCTCTCCTATCGTTTCTGAAATAGAGAAGCATCTTCTTGTCTTTAATAAAGAAGATGCTCCTATCCTTAATCCGATGAATGAGGAGGAATGGCTCTCTGAAGAGACTCTTTCTGCTCCATTTGTCTATTTTGAAGTAACCGATATCCATACTGCTCGTCGCTTTTTTTCTCTGCGACAACATTCTACACAACCTGTGTGTTTAAGCTTTTCTTTAGATCCTCACCTTTCTAAAAATGAAGCCATTATCGACTTGTCTGCTCGGTTGGGAGCTTTACTTCTAGACGGGTTAGGATCTTGCGTACTACTAGATTTTGTAGATATTAAACTCTCTAGAACTCTGGGTTTTTTGATTTTACAAAGTGCTAATATTCGGTCCGTAACAGTAGAATATGTCTCTTGCCCTGGATGTGGCCGAACGCTTTTCGACCTTCTCGCAGTTTCTCAACGCATTCGTGAAAGAACGCAACATCTTCCAGGAGGTTTAAAAATTGCTGTGATGGGATGTATCGTCAATGGCCCAGGAGAAATGGCTGACGCCGATTTTGGCTACGTAGGATCAAAACCAGGTATGATTGACCTATACGTCAAACATAAATGTGTAAAATCATGCATTCCCATAGAAAATGCTGAAGAAGAATTGGTCCAATTGTTAAAAGAACATGGCGTATGGAAAGAGCCAGAATAG
- a CDS encoding membrane protein, whose product MFTSLSAIQNAIRPSCQLPVLTPRRALITSLASGIILGLVLVCVVGVLASFPALIAVSAVILGVSLFASGLFLCRYVCPPKIVSRRPSTELPAEPTPELPEIKRPKPIAPPPDFIPPRPLRRTIGEMLFGWNCIGSIRQMPFFLANDKTPLSFRNPSARFRAWNIPSTHTIFVSTSGQFSSLRMQSNLPAAIANATQSAAFAKRGQGGLGVNDAFPAVLTDKCWEESKPDSGILLPGECSSATWEDKNHLVPCWDEETKTYNKPLLFIQMLAPKASMYQDDSKSCYEITLRAYTACFEEAIRCGCRVIQIPLIAAFGDFVPRALSKQPKWIESAKLSLLHAVEKTAKKHASKDLVIVLTNIPQPVNL is encoded by the coding sequence ATGTTTACATCGCTGTCCGCAATACAGAATGCTATACGTCCTTCTTGTCAACTTCCTGTTTTGACTCCTAGACGCGCTCTCATTACTTCTCTTGCGTCTGGAATCATTTTAGGACTTGTGCTGGTTTGCGTGGTTGGCGTTTTAGCCTCCTTTCCTGCCCTAATCGCCGTTTCTGCTGTTATTTTAGGTGTCAGTCTTTTTGCTTCAGGACTATTTCTCTGTCGATATGTTTGTCCCCCAAAAATTGTGTCCCGAAGACCTTCTACCGAACTCCCTGCTGAACCTACTCCCGAGCTGCCTGAAATCAAAAGACCTAAACCTATAGCTCCTCCTCCAGATTTCATACCTCCAAGACCACTGAGAAGAACGATCGGTGAAATGCTTTTTGGATGGAACTGCATAGGATCGATAAGACAGATGCCGTTTTTCCTTGCTAATGACAAAACGCCTCTGTCCTTCAGAAATCCTTCAGCAAGATTTAGAGCCTGGAATATTCCTTCCACTCATACTATTTTTGTCTCTACTTCAGGCCAATTTTCTTCTTTGAGAATGCAATCGAATCTACCTGCTGCGATTGCAAATGCCACGCAATCGGCAGCCTTCGCGAAGAGAGGCCAAGGAGGATTAGGAGTGAACGATGCATTCCCTGCTGTGCTTACCGACAAGTGCTGGGAAGAATCGAAACCCGACTCAGGCATCCTACTTCCAGGAGAATGCTCTTCTGCCACCTGGGAAGACAAAAATCATCTAGTGCCTTGCTGGGATGAGGAAACAAAGACCTATAACAAGCCTCTATTGTTCATCCAAATGCTAGCTCCTAAAGCTTCTATGTATCAAGATGACTCTAAATCTTGCTATGAGATAACCTTACGAGCTTACACAGCTTGTTTCGAAGAGGCTATTCGTTGTGGTTGTCGTGTGATCCAAATTCCTTTAATCGCTGCTTTCGGAGATTTTGTTCCAAGAGCGCTAAGCAAACAGCCAAAATGGATCGAGTCTGCTAAACTATCCTTACTCCATGCCGTAGAAAAAACCGCGAAAAAACACGCATCCAAAGATCTAGTGATTGTTTTAACGAACATCCCTCAACCCGTGAATTTATAA
- a CDS encoding 2Fe-2S iron-sulfur cluster-binding protein, translating into MAKLIISADDENQEFHLEDGSSIAEVCEHSGVPLACTEGVCGTCVIEVLEGADNLSDFSEAEYDFLGDPEDSNERLACQCCIKGGCVKITF; encoded by the coding sequence ATGGCTAAGCTCATCATTTCGGCAGATGACGAGAATCAAGAGTTCCATTTAGAAGACGGTTCCTCTATAGCAGAGGTTTGCGAACATTCTGGCGTGCCTTTGGCTTGTACGGAAGGAGTTTGTGGGACTTGCGTGATTGAGGTCTTGGAAGGCGCGGATAACCTATCTGACTTTTCTGAGGCTGAGTATGATTTTCTAGGTGATCCTGAAGATTCTAATGAACGCTTGGCTTGTCAATGCTGCATTAAAGGTGGCTGCGTTAAGATAACTTTCTAG